From Enhydrobacter sp., the proteins below share one genomic window:
- a CDS encoding CoA transferase: MAAMLPADTDATVLRIDRPDPPELACASRSSTNSPCAGGAPSRSTSSCRPHADSRCGWWPLIEGLRSGVAKRLGLGPEECLAHAPRLAYGRMTGWGQEGAFAPAGHDLNYIALTTSHGPARCIILDARPTAFAAVQPDRRRRRLRCDGCTTISGSSNNSRFVAPVATSRCAAMRQPNSTTSL, translated from the coding sequence ATGGCGGCGATGCTGCCGGCCGACACGGACGCGACCGTGCTGCGCATCGACCGGCCGGATCCGCCCGAACTGGCATGCGCCAGCCGTTCAAGTACGAACTCACCCTGCGCGGGCGGCGCGCCCTCGCGCTCGACCTCAAGCTGCCGCCCGCACGCGGACTCGCGCTGCGGCTGGTGGCCGCTGATCGAGGGTCTCCGGTCCGGTGTCGCCAAGCGGCTCGGCCTCGGGCCTGAGGAATGCCTCGCGCACGCTCCGCGACTTGCCTACGGGCGCATGACGGGTTGGGGGCAAGAGGGGGCGTTCGCGCCCGCCGGGCACGACCTCAACTACATCGCACTAACCACATCGCACGGACCGGCGCGCTGCATCATATTGGACGCAAGGCCCACCGCCTTTGCCGCCGTCCAACCTGATCGGCGACGACGGCGGCTGCGCTGCGACGGTTGCACGACGATTTCCGGATCGTCGAATAATTCGCGTTTCGTGGCGCCCGTCGCAACATCGCGCTGTGCTGCCATGCGTCAGCCGAATAGCACCACCTCGCTGTAG
- a CDS encoding acyl-CoA dehydrogenase family protein: MSFTLTEEQLQVRDLVRRVARERVAPRAAAIDASGEYPQDMFDLLRELGLFTLPFPPDYGGSGSTLAGCLAVEELGRVCYNTGYLLVVQWVPLGTILAGGTPEQKARLLPGLASGALRAAFSLTEPQSGSDVAGIRTRARPDGDGFVLNGGKIWCTNAAVSDFVLVGARLERDDSPAEVNFFIVERDRPGFRVDRKEEKMGARGVPSSALFFDDVRLPKENLLGGGAGGFRSVMEALNKSRPIVAARAVGLAQGAMDHAIEFARGRRAFGETVSNYQGIRWMIADMAIQIEAARQLTYAAAAAVDAGKTGAEMASLAASAKCFASDVAMKVATDAVQIFGASGISNEFPINRYFRDAKVVQIIEGTNQIQRNIVARNLIGKAE; this comes from the coding sequence GTGTCCTTTACCCTGACCGAGGAGCAACTCCAGGTCCGAGACTTGGTGCGTCGCGTCGCGCGCGAACGCGTGGCGCCGCGCGCTGCGGCCATCGACGCCAGCGGCGAATACCCGCAGGACATGTTCGACCTGCTGCGCGAGCTCGGCTTGTTTACTCTGCCCTTCCCGCCCGATTATGGTGGCTCGGGCAGCACGCTCGCGGGCTGCCTCGCGGTCGAGGAGTTGGGCCGGGTCTGCTACAACACCGGCTATCTGCTGGTTGTGCAGTGGGTACCGCTCGGCACCATCCTTGCCGGCGGGACGCCGGAGCAGAAGGCGCGGCTGCTGCCCGGCCTCGCCTCTGGCGCGCTGCGAGCCGCCTTCTCGCTGACCGAGCCGCAATCCGGCTCCGACGTTGCCGGCATCCGCACTCGCGCGCGACCCGACGGCGACGGCTTCGTGCTGAACGGCGGCAAGATCTGGTGCACCAACGCCGCGGTGTCGGACTTCGTTCTGGTCGGCGCGCGGCTCGAGCGCGATGACAGCCCGGCCGAGGTCAATTTCTTCATCGTCGAGCGCGACCGCCCGGGCTTCCGCGTCGACCGCAAGGAAGAGAAGATGGGCGCCCGCGGTGTCCCTTCCTCGGCGCTGTTCTTCGACGACGTGCGGCTGCCGAAGGAGAACCTGCTCGGCGGTGGCGCGGGCGGCTTCCGCTCGGTGATGGAGGCGCTGAACAAGTCCCGCCCTATCGTCGCCGCCCGCGCGGTCGGGCTGGCGCAAGGCGCGATGGATCACGCGATCGAGTTCGCCCGCGGCCGCCGCGCCTTCGGCGAGACCGTCTCCAACTACCAGGGTATCCGCTGGATGATCGCCGACATGGCGATCCAGATCGAGGCGGCGCGGCAGCTCACTTACGCGGCTGCGGCGGCGGTGGATGCCGGTAAGACGGGCGCTGAGATGGCGAGCCTCGCCGCCTCGGCCAAGTGCTTCGCCAGCGACGTAGCGATGAAGGTGGCCACCGATGCGGTGCAGATATTCGGTGCCTCCGGCATCTCGAACGAGTTCCCGATCAACCGCTATTTTCGAGATGCGAAGGTGGTGCAGATCATCGAGGGAACCAACCAGATTCAACGCAATATCGTGGCGCGCAACCTCATCGGCAAGGCGGAGTGA
- a CDS encoding acyl dehydratase has translation MAKDVGGLPYVGLALCYEELTIGRRFRTIGRTVTEADIVSVINRTGMAEVLFMNLDFLIRESDIKGRVAPGAFGHTFADGSPMQATMQHTGFAFLGTDLKTENPLFASDTIHVEVEVIEAQLSQSRRGPVRTRNRVVGRTAPWLSPTRRCAWSSVVAPVGPEA, from the coding sequence ATGGCGAAGGACGTGGGCGGGCTGCCCTATGTGGGGCTGGCCCTCTGCTACGAAGAACTGACGATTGGGCGACGCTTCCGCACCATCGGTCGTACGGTGACCGAGGCCGACATCGTGAGCGTCATCAACCGCACCGGCATGGCCGAGGTGCTGTTCATGAACCTCGACTTCCTCATCCGCGAGAGCGACATCAAGGGCCGCGTCGCCCCCGGCGCGTTCGGTCACACCTTCGCCGATGGATCGCCGATGCAGGCCACCATGCAGCACACCGGCTTTGCCTTCCTCGGCACGGACCTGAAGACCGAGAACCCGCTCTTCGCCAGCGACACCATCCATGTCGAGGTCGAAGTGATTGAGGCGCAGCTGTCGCAGAGCCGCCGCGGACCCGTGCGCACGCGCAACCGCGTCGTCGGCAGGACGGCACCGTGGTTGTCACCTACACGCCGTTGCGCATGGTCAAGTGTCGTAGCGCCGGTGGGGCCTGAGGCATGA
- a CDS encoding CoA transferase, whose product MSEAGGGPLAGVRVIDLTSAVLGPVATQILGDMGAEVVKVEPPQGDTMRQVGPTRGRDMAVMFLNINRNKRSVVLDLKREQARRALLRLIDGADVLVHNMRVGAAERLGLSYAALAQRNPRLIHASATGFRKDGRHRDRPAFDDVIQGMSGLAALNAMRDGGEPRYVPSAIADKFCGHVLASAVAMALYRRERTGRGQEVHVPMLETMIFFNLAEHLWGGVLDDPSLGLGYGRMFTPYRRPFPTSDGHLCLMANSDDQWQRLLVALGRPDLAEDPRFARLAQRALNIGALYAIVEELMRTRSTAEWQARLDAADVPNGPVHGLADLLEDDYLAETGFFRRVEHPSEGRMLVTAVPVDFSESPGAVRLLPPRLGEHTGEVLREAGLPEAEICDLIGRETSGGQ is encoded by the coding sequence ATGAGCGAGGCCGGCGGCGGGCCGCTGGCCGGCGTCAGGGTGATCGACCTGACGAGCGCCGTGCTCGGCCCGGTGGCGACGCAGATCCTCGGCGACATGGGCGCTGAGGTCGTGAAGGTAGAGCCGCCGCAGGGCGACACCATGCGCCAGGTCGGCCCGACGCGCGGGCGCGACATGGCGGTTATGTTCCTCAACATCAACCGCAACAAGCGCAGCGTCGTGCTCGACCTGAAGCGGGAACAGGCGCGTCGTGCGCTGCTGCGGCTGATCGACGGCGCCGACGTGCTCGTGCACAACATGCGGGTCGGCGCCGCCGAGCGGCTCGGCCTCTCCTATGCCGCGCTGGCGCAGCGCAACCCGCGGCTCATCCACGCCAGCGCCACCGGCTTCCGTAAGGATGGGCGGCATCGAGACCGCCCGGCCTTCGACGACGTGATCCAGGGCATGAGCGGCCTCGCCGCGCTCAACGCCATGCGCGACGGTGGCGAGCCTCGCTACGTGCCGAGCGCCATCGCTGACAAGTTCTGCGGCCATGTCCTCGCCTCCGCCGTCGCTATGGCGCTCTACCGGCGCGAGCGCACCGGCCGCGGGCAGGAGGTGCATGTGCCGATGCTTGAGACCATGATCTTCTTCAACCTCGCCGAGCATCTCTGGGGCGGGGTGCTGGACGACCCGTCCCTCGGCCTCGGCTACGGGCGCATGTTCACACCCTATCGGCGGCCCTTCCCGACCAGCGACGGGCATTTGTGCCTGATGGCCAACTCCGACGACCAGTGGCAACGGCTGCTGGTCGCGCTCGGGCGGCCGGACCTCGCTGAGGATCCGCGTTTCGCCCGCCTCGCGCAGCGCGCGCTCAACATCGGCGCCCTCTATGCCATCGTCGAGGAGTTGATGCGCACCCGCAGTACCGCCGAGTGGCAGGCGCGCCTCGATGCCGCCGACGTGCCGAACGGGCCGGTTCACGGCCTCGCCGACCTGCTGGAGGACGACTACCTCGCAGAGACCGGCTTTTTCCGGCGTGTCGAGCACCCTTCAGAAGGGCGGATGCTGGTGACGGCAGTGCCGGTGGATTTCTCCGAGTCGCCCGGCGCGGTGCGCCTGCTGCCGCCGCGCCTTGGCGAGCACACGGGGGAGGTGCTGCGCGAAGCGGGGCTGCCGGAGGCAGAGATCTGCGATCTCATCGGACGGGAAACCAGCGGCGGCCAATGA
- a CDS encoding Zn-ribbon domain-containing OB-fold protein: MSATETYNKLVPEPTPHSAPYWEGLNEHKLLLQRCRSCGRMRHYPQPMCPVCHSMEVEWIESSGRGAVHSWTVTHHPFHPGFRDDLPYTLATVDLAEGVRMNAQLRGTRLEDLRIGLPVRVAFETVKEGLTLPYLVPGQAA; this comes from the coding sequence ATGAGCGCGACCGAGACATACAATAAGCTTGTACCCGAGCCCACGCCGCACAGCGCCCCGTACTGGGAAGGGCTGAACGAGCACAAACTGCTGCTGCAGAGGTGCCGCAGCTGCGGCAGGATGCGGCACTACCCGCAGCCGATGTGTCCTGTCTGCCATTCCATGGAGGTGGAGTGGATCGAATCGTCCGGTCGCGGTGCGGTGCATAGCTGGACGGTCACACACCACCCCTTCCATCCCGGCTTCCGCGATGATCTGCCCTATACCCTCGCCACCGTGGACCTGGCGGAAGGCGTGCGCATGAACGCGCAGCTGCGCGGGACTCGGCTCGAGGATCTGCGCATCGGCCTGCCTGTACGCGTCGCGTTCGAGACGGTGAAGGAAGGTCTGACCCTGCCCTACCTGGTCCCGGGCCAGGCCGCCTGA
- a CDS encoding thiolase yields MSMREKAAITGVGETAYSRESGRSVVSLQLEASLRAIEDAGLRPSDIDGVIPYGSAVVAEELVTNFGIGDLRFSATTPLGGASCVAAVQCATAAITAGICNHVLIPVGRNGASQGRIGARVQQMPQFRLVGEFEMPLGAIAPAQLYAPMARRHMELYGTTSRQFGEIAVSTRANAILNGNAIMTKPISIEDHQVSRMISDPLRLLDCSLESDGACAIVVSGIERARGLRRTPVMVMGIAEGHPDSPSVITQRPDITRLGLAKAAARAFDMAGVTHADIDVAEIYDCFTYIVLCQLEDLGFCKKGEGGPFVESGAIRLGGKLPVNTHGGLLSQAHMVGMNHITELVRQLRGEAGKAQVAGAEVGLVTGYGDMGDGSVAIMRRG; encoded by the coding sequence ATGTCAATGCGGGAGAAAGCGGCGATCACCGGGGTGGGCGAGACCGCTTATTCCCGCGAGTCGGGTCGCAGCGTCGTATCGTTGCAGCTCGAAGCGTCGCTCCGGGCGATCGAGGACGCGGGGCTCCGTCCCTCCGACATCGATGGAGTGATCCCTTACGGGAGTGCTGTCGTTGCCGAGGAGCTCGTCACCAATTTCGGCATCGGCGATCTCCGCTTCTCCGCCACCACGCCGCTCGGCGGAGCAAGCTGTGTCGCCGCGGTCCAGTGCGCCACTGCCGCCATCACGGCCGGGATCTGCAATCATGTGCTGATCCCGGTAGGTCGGAATGGCGCCTCCCAGGGTCGCATCGGCGCCCGAGTGCAGCAGATGCCGCAGTTCCGGCTGGTGGGGGAGTTCGAGATGCCGCTCGGCGCCATCGCGCCGGCGCAGCTCTATGCGCCGATGGCGCGGCGGCACATGGAGCTCTACGGCACGACTAGCCGCCAGTTCGGCGAGATCGCCGTGTCGACGCGCGCCAACGCTATCCTCAATGGCAACGCGATCATGACGAAACCAATTTCCATCGAGGACCACCAAGTCTCGCGCATGATCTCCGATCCGCTCCGGCTGCTGGATTGCAGCCTGGAGAGCGACGGTGCCTGCGCCATCGTTGTCAGCGGCATCGAGCGCGCCCGCGGTCTGCGCAGGACGCCGGTCATGGTTATGGGTATCGCCGAAGGGCATCCCGACTCGCCGAGCGTGATCACACAACGTCCGGATATAACGCGCCTCGGCCTCGCCAAGGCGGCGGCGCGTGCTTTCGACATGGCTGGCGTGACCCACGCCGACATCGACGTCGCGGAGATCTACGATTGCTTTACCTACATCGTGCTCTGTCAATTGGAGGATCTCGGATTCTGCAAGAAGGGGGAAGGCGGCCCCTTCGTCGAAAGTGGCGCCATACGCCTCGGCGGAAAGCTCCCGGTGAACACGCATGGTGGTCTGCTCTCACAGGCGCATATGGTCGGGATGAACCACATCACGGAGCTGGTGCGCCAGCTTCGCGGCGAGGCCGGGAAGGCACAGGTGGCCGGAGCCGAGGTCGGTCTCGTCACCGGCTATGGCGACATGGGCGACGGTTCCGTCGCCATCATGCGGAGGGGATGA
- a CDS encoding acyl-CoA/acyl-ACP dehydrogenase, producing MRFGLTEDQKLFDHSLRGFLSARLPPDVLRRLAEPGNGFDADLWKGLGELGLHAMLVPEEYGGAGLSLLDAALVAEALGFHAAPTPFAASLVMAVRAFQAAADDVQRRIWIPRIAAGETRIGVGLGGLSGQTGRAALRLQGGRLSGAVDGLLDGGGATHFLVYLADGRAALLDADATGITATLRRSVDRTRPLVDLDLAETPAVEVLEASNAPLQVAARVRDAGRVMLAADMLGAAQAMLDRAVAYAKERVQFGRVIGSFQGVKYMCADMAAMLEPCRAMVWYAAYAQDAILEEAAIAANHAKAHLAEVTREVARLATEVHGGMGFTDLLGLHFQFKRITFDRQVLGTSERCRHDAAVAQGWIGA from the coding sequence ATGCGTTTCGGACTGACCGAAGATCAGAAGCTCTTCGACCATTCTCTCAGGGGTTTCCTGTCAGCGCGGCTGCCCCCCGACGTCCTGCGCCGGCTGGCCGAACCTGGCAACGGATTCGATGCAGATCTGTGGAAAGGGCTCGGCGAGCTCGGCCTGCATGCGATGCTGGTGCCAGAGGAATATGGCGGTGCCGGGCTCAGCCTTCTCGACGCGGCGCTGGTTGCCGAGGCGTTGGGTTTCCACGCCGCTCCGACGCCCTTCGCGGCCTCCCTGGTGATGGCAGTCCGGGCGTTCCAGGCAGCCGCTGATGATGTGCAGCGACGGATCTGGATTCCCCGGATCGCCGCTGGCGAGACGCGGATTGGCGTTGGCCTCGGCGGGCTGTCGGGGCAAACCGGTCGAGCTGCGCTCAGGCTCCAGGGCGGGCGGCTTTCCGGCGCAGTGGATGGGCTCTTGGATGGCGGCGGCGCCACACACTTCCTCGTTTACCTCGCGGATGGCCGCGCCGCGCTGCTCGACGCTGACGCAACGGGCATCACTGCCACCCTGCGTCGCAGCGTCGATCGCACACGGCCGCTTGTGGACCTCGACCTTGCGGAGACGCCGGCCGTCGAGGTGCTGGAGGCGTCCAATGCTCCGCTCCAGGTGGCGGCGCGCGTCCGCGACGCGGGCCGGGTGATGCTGGCGGCCGACATGCTGGGGGCGGCGCAGGCCATGCTCGACCGCGCCGTCGCCTATGCCAAGGAGCGCGTACAGTTCGGCCGGGTCATCGGCAGCTTTCAGGGAGTGAAATACATGTGCGCGGACATGGCGGCCATGCTCGAGCCGTGCCGCGCCATGGTCTGGTACGCGGCCTATGCGCAGGATGCGATCCTGGAGGAAGCCGCGATTGCGGCGAACCATGCCAAGGCGCACCTGGCCGAGGTCACGCGCGAGGTAGCCCGGCTGGCCACCGAGGTTCATGGCGGCATGGGCTTCACCGACCTGCTCGGCCTGCATTTCCAGTTCAAGCGCATCACCTTCGACCGGCAGGTGCTGGGTACTTCCGAGCGGTGCCGGCACGACGCAGCGGTGGCGCAGGGCTGGATCGGAGCCTGA
- a CDS encoding acyl-CoA dehydrogenase family protein: protein MDLTLTEKHRTLRDEVDAFIARHRDRAPRSGGGRKRPDRKVLEWQALLLEAGYFGRNIPREYGGFGAPHDLIEVAIIADAFGRSGVSPGIHNQGISMLVPTLLEVGTEEQKRRWIGPTIRGEVIWCQGYSEPGSGSDLAAAHTRAAVQDGEFVINGQKIWTSSAHYADMMFLLCRTEPDKPKHAGLSYLLVPMNTPGIEVRPLRTMTGRAEFNETFFTDVRVPVDQIVMGRGDGWRVANITLKYERLLLGDANKLQHRLEAIRRMMQEPRSDGSRLLDCAEWRDRLLRLQGEVMAARYHNLRLLTDQAEGVDSGLGRLIVKYHGTMLAHRLTSLAVDVLGSAGLAYEPQGEAAEDDPATTWHIDYMYDIGLIIGGGSSNIQKNIIGERGLGLPREPKAGEA from the coding sequence ATGGATCTGACACTGACTGAAAAGCATCGGACACTACGCGATGAAGTGGATGCCTTCATTGCCCGGCACCGCGACCGCGCGCCCCGGTCTGGCGGCGGGCGCAAGCGACCCGACAGGAAGGTTCTGGAGTGGCAGGCGCTGCTGCTCGAGGCCGGTTATTTCGGCCGAAACATACCACGTGAGTATGGCGGCTTCGGCGCCCCTCATGATCTCATCGAAGTGGCGATCATCGCCGACGCGTTCGGCCGGAGCGGCGTTTCGCCGGGCATCCACAACCAGGGCATCAGCATGCTGGTGCCGACACTGCTGGAGGTCGGCACGGAGGAGCAAAAACGGCGTTGGATCGGTCCTACCATTCGGGGCGAGGTTATCTGGTGCCAGGGCTACTCGGAGCCCGGATCCGGCTCGGATCTCGCCGCCGCGCACACGCGCGCGGCGGTGCAGGACGGAGAGTTTGTCATCAACGGCCAGAAAATCTGGACAAGCTCGGCCCACTATGCCGACATGATGTTCCTGCTCTGCCGGACAGAGCCTGACAAGCCGAAGCACGCCGGTCTGTCCTACCTTCTGGTTCCGATGAACACGCCGGGGATCGAGGTTCGACCGCTGCGCACCATGACAGGACGGGCGGAGTTCAACGAGACCTTCTTCACCGACGTTCGCGTGCCCGTGGACCAGATCGTGATGGGGCGCGGCGATGGTTGGCGGGTTGCCAACATCACCTTGAAATACGAAAGGCTGCTTCTCGGTGATGCCAACAAGCTGCAGCACCGTCTCGAAGCCATTCGCCGGATGATGCAGGAGCCGCGATCGGACGGCTCCCGCCTTCTGGATTGCGCGGAATGGCGCGACAGGTTGCTGCGACTGCAAGGCGAGGTGATGGCGGCCCGCTACCACAATCTGCGTCTGTTGACCGATCAGGCGGAGGGAGTCGATTCAGGCCTCGGACGCCTGATCGTGAAGTATCACGGCACGATGCTCGCGCACCGGCTGACCTCCCTGGCGGTCGACGTGCTGGGTTCCGCCGGGCTCGCCTACGAGCCTCAGGGTGAGGCGGCGGAGGATGACCCGGCCACCACTTGGCACATCGACTACATGTACGACATCGGATTGATCATCGGTGGCGGTTCCTCGAACATCCAGAAGAACATCATCGGAGAGCGCGGACTTGGCTTGCCGCGCGAACCGAAAGCGGGGGAAGCCTGA
- a CDS encoding nitronate monooxygenase produces MNSRLCRKLGIEFPLFAFSHCRDVVAEVTNAGGFGVLGAVGLNPEKLAVELNWINERVNGKPFGIDLLIPQNMVGKDSDSDDAELQGSVPEEHRKFVANLLERHGIDSSDVWTGKYDDRDSSFMRESGAAKMLEIAFQYPIKMFVNALGVPPASIISEAHSRGIVVGALTGSRRHAVKHAQAGVDVLVAAGGEAGGHCGEISTMVLVPEVIEAVQDYDNIDVLAAGGIATGRQMAACMAMGAAGVWCGSVWLTTTEAETTPAVKEKMLKAFSANTVRSRSRTGKPTRQLQSAWSDAWGAKGAPDPLPMPLQGILTRPAMAKVDKLAEAGHEGAKQIAAYFVGQCVGLMNTEQSVRSVVYDFMKDYAEAVERLSATLGDQVPAVAHHG; encoded by the coding sequence ATGAACTCGAGACTCTGCAGGAAACTTGGGATCGAGTTCCCACTTTTTGCCTTCTCGCATTGTCGGGATGTCGTCGCCGAGGTGACGAATGCTGGGGGGTTCGGCGTCCTCGGAGCGGTCGGCCTGAATCCGGAGAAGCTGGCTGTCGAGCTGAACTGGATCAACGAGCGTGTCAACGGAAAGCCGTTCGGCATCGACCTGCTGATTCCCCAGAACATGGTAGGCAAGGACTCGGACTCGGACGACGCGGAGCTTCAGGGGAGTGTCCCGGAGGAGCATCGCAAATTCGTTGCGAACCTGCTTGAACGGCACGGCATCGATAGTTCCGACGTCTGGACAGGCAAATACGACGATCGTGACTCGTCCTTCATGCGCGAGAGCGGCGCCGCCAAGATGCTGGAAATCGCGTTCCAGTATCCGATCAAGATGTTCGTCAATGCGCTCGGCGTGCCCCCCGCGTCCATCATTTCGGAGGCGCATTCGCGGGGTATCGTCGTCGGCGCCTTGACCGGATCCAGGCGCCACGCCGTCAAGCATGCGCAGGCGGGCGTCGATGTCCTGGTCGCCGCGGGCGGGGAAGCGGGCGGCCATTGCGGCGAGATCTCGACGATGGTGCTGGTCCCCGAAGTGATCGAGGCGGTGCAGGACTACGACAACATCGACGTGCTGGCGGCGGGCGGGATCGCCACCGGCCGCCAGATGGCCGCATGCATGGCGATGGGTGCAGCCGGCGTTTGGTGCGGGTCGGTGTGGCTCACGACGACGGAGGCAGAAACGACGCCCGCCGTCAAAGAGAAGATGCTGAAAGCGTTCTCCGCCAACACGGTGCGTTCCCGCAGCAGGACCGGCAAGCCGACCCGGCAGTTGCAGTCCGCCTGGTCGGACGCATGGGGCGCCAAGGGGGCGCCCGATCCCCTGCCGATGCCTTTGCAAGGCATTCTTACGCGCCCGGCGATGGCCAAGGTGGACAAGCTCGCAGAGGCGGGTCACGAAGGCGCCAAGCAGATCGCTGCCTACTTTGTCGGGCAGTGCGTCGGCCTGATGAACACGGAACAATCCGTCAGGTCGGTCGTGTATGACTTCATGAAGGACTACGCCGAGGCGGTTGAAAGACTATCCGCCACCCTCGGCGATCAGGTCCCGGCCGTGGCTCACCATGGCTGA
- a CDS encoding NAD(P)/FAD-dependent oxidoreductase, producing the protein MQTQTSETLRRADPAPIPEWDAIIIGAGISGLFQLHCLRDRLGMNVRLFEMGTGVGGTWYWNRYPGARFDSESYSYAYSFSQELLDEWDWSEHFAGQPETERYLNHVADKFDLRRSISFASKVTACHYHDDSRSWVVRLEGGSWHTCRFLVTAVGPLSAPTLPKVPGRESFAGEAYHTGLWPKHPVTFEDKRVAVIGTGASGVQVITEIAKTAKSLTVFQRRPNWCKPLHNRPISKNEMKRLRAWYPEMFQLCEQTSAGFLHTPDGRRTFDLPPDEREAFWEKQYGTPGFSMWVGGFKDMMTDRAANDEVSKFVARKIRERVHDPKVADLLIPKDHGFGTRRVPQESGYYEVFNQPNVELVSILENPIRRITPTGLELADRDFAFDLIVYATGFDAITGSFERIDIRGASKAKLKEKWRAALETFLGVQIADFPNMFMCIGPHTALGNIPRSAEYNVLWITNLIQYMRQHGYTYVVPRPEAVEDWTSFVLKAGEGLLSNDVDSWMTGINQNVEGKQTRIIARYSGSAPAFRARANAVATEGYRQLEMC; encoded by the coding sequence ATGCAAACCCAGACATCTGAAACGTTGCGTCGCGCAGATCCGGCGCCCATACCGGAATGGGACGCAATCATTATCGGCGCCGGCATATCCGGCCTTTTTCAGCTGCATTGCCTGCGCGACCGCCTCGGCATGAATGTGCGGCTGTTTGAGATGGGCACCGGCGTCGGCGGGACATGGTACTGGAACCGCTATCCAGGGGCGCGTTTCGACAGCGAAAGCTACTCGTACGCATATTCCTTCAGCCAGGAACTGCTGGACGAATGGGATTGGAGCGAACACTTCGCGGGACAGCCGGAAACCGAGCGATATCTGAACCACGTCGCCGACAAGTTCGATCTCCGCCGCAGCATCAGCTTCGCGAGCAAAGTGACCGCGTGCCATTACCACGATGACTCCCGCTCCTGGGTTGTCCGGTTGGAGGGCGGTTCGTGGCACACATGCCGCTTCCTCGTAACGGCGGTCGGCCCGCTTTCCGCGCCGACCCTTCCGAAAGTCCCTGGACGGGAAAGCTTCGCCGGCGAGGCTTATCATACCGGTTTGTGGCCCAAACATCCGGTGACTTTCGAGGACAAGCGGGTCGCCGTGATCGGCACCGGAGCGAGTGGCGTTCAGGTCATAACGGAGATCGCCAAGACGGCGAAATCCCTCACGGTGTTTCAGCGCCGCCCGAACTGGTGCAAGCCGTTGCACAACCGGCCAATTTCCAAGAACGAAATGAAGCGGCTGCGCGCGTGGTATCCTGAGATGTTCCAGCTCTGCGAACAGACCTCGGCTGGATTCCTGCACACCCCGGATGGTCGCCGGACCTTCGATCTACCGCCCGATGAACGAGAGGCGTTCTGGGAAAAACAATACGGGACTCCCGGCTTCTCCATGTGGGTCGGTGGCTTCAAGGACATGATGACGGATCGTGCCGCCAACGACGAGGTATCGAAATTCGTCGCTCGCAAGATTCGCGAACGGGTGCATGATCCGAAGGTCGCCGATCTGCTGATCCCGAAGGATCACGGGTTCGGCACACGGCGGGTTCCCCAGGAATCCGGCTACTACGAGGTGTTCAACCAGCCGAATGTCGAACTCGTCAGCATTCTCGAGAATCCGATCCGGCGTATCACGCCGACTGGCCTGGAGCTCGCAGACCGCGACTTCGCCTTCGACCTGATCGTCTACGCCACCGGCTTCGACGCCATTACCGGAAGCTTCGAGCGCATCGACATCCGCGGCGCGAGCAAAGCAAAGCTCAAGGAGAAATGGCGGGCCGCGCTCGAAACATTCCTGGGAGTCCAGATCGCGGACTTCCCGAACATGTTCATGTGCATCGGTCCGCACACGGCTCTCGGCAATATACCGCGATCGGCCGAGTACAACGTCCTCTGGATCACTAACCTGATCCAGTACATGCGCCAACATGGCTACACGTATGTCGTACCGCGGCCCGAGGCGGTCGAGGACTGGACCAGCTTCGTGCTCAAGGCTGGGGAAGGCCTGCTTTCGAACGACGTCGATAGTTGGATGACCGGGATCAACCAGAACGTCGAAGGCAAGCAGACGCGGATCATTGCACGCTACAGCGGAAGCGCGCCCGCGTTTCGCGCGAGGGCCAACGCCGTGGCAACGGAAGGATACCGGCAACTGGAGATGTGCTGA
- a CDS encoding MaoC family dehydratase N-terminal domain-containing protein, producing the protein MIGASDPPMRVEVSRREIIKYSIATEQRLKKFLDGDEAPPMFLFGALRPLVPVNELGPDGIATTSLLPDLPLKRVMAGGTKTRYFRRIKPGDVLVAVRTLSDIYEKRGSKGDLIFLVYTIDVRTESGERVAEEVQTRIVR; encoded by the coding sequence ATGATCGGCGCGTCCGATCCGCCGATGCGGGTCGAGGTAAGCCGCCGCGAGATCATCAAGTATTCGATCGCCACGGAGCAGCGATTGAAGAAATTCCTCGACGGGGATGAGGCTCCGCCGATGTTTCTGTTCGGCGCGCTTCGTCCGCTCGTGCCCGTGAACGAACTGGGGCCGGACGGCATCGCCACGACCTCGCTCTTGCCTGACCTGCCGCTGAAGCGTGTCATGGCCGGTGGCACGAAGACTCGCTATTTCCGCCGGATAAAGCCCGGCGACGTCCTCGTGGCCGTTCGCACCCTCTCGGATATCTATGAAAAGCGGGGCTCGAAGGGCGACCTGATTTTCCTCGTCTATACAATTGACGTGCGAACCGAATCTGGAGAACGGGTGGCCGAAGAAGTGCAAACGCGCATTGTTCGCTGA